In Rhopalosiphum padi isolate XX-2018 chromosome 3, ASM2088224v1, whole genome shotgun sequence, the genomic stretch atgtcatgacataataattattccaagatatgttttgtttttatgtatcaTTATCATTGACCTTTGTAGATTAAAAAGTCTACTTTTGTTTATAGACAGTGCAAAAATTGAGATGGATGCAGGTAGTCGAAAtacctattcatttttaaaaacattctaGCATACTCCTTTTGTATCTTTTCTAATTcaagtacctaatttataatttatatagaattaaaGATATCCCccctctaaaaaataataataataataacaaatttctagttatagttatagtttacACTAAActgaatagaaaaaatatatatctataatttaaattggtatgtacaaataaaaaatttaattactattgATATTgtgtactaaaatttaaatattctgtgctataattatgttaaaattaaatgattagcCACTGGCCCTGACGGGGAAGGACTAGTAGTCTTCTAAAATGTAGCCCGATCAACAAGGGCAATAAAATCACACCCAGTTTTCCTTATGATTCCTTATATCCAGAGATGAGcaagtattgtttttattatgtgatgataattaaataattgattaggataaaatatataaaatatatcatacatcACTATGTCTATACAAAGTCGAGTTCACAACTTTCCACATCATATAAAGTTGAATATATTCAACCTATAGGGATTGTGTGACTAACATtttgttacctatatattaagatattaaatatacaagccCCCCTAGCATAAGCAGCATTAAATTTGTgtcatttgtattaataaatagtaataaaaatgttttcaatatttaaaagtttaaaaatgatttatttgtttAGGTCTTATGGTGGAAAATCTTCTGTACATGAAAAAAGCCCATAACCACCCAGAAGATCCAAATTTTAtggcattaatattattaaaatagaatatgttATTGTGATGTGCAAGAGAAAGCACTCCACACAGAATAATTTTCGATGAAGAGATGTCaaagtatttcaaattaaacaatttattaacagTATAACACAgttgatgtatatattaattgtgtataaattCTCTGTTTTAGAACGAATGGTCTACACAATGGGAGGCTGCAATATACTAGGTTTTTAAAGACCATGGAACGGGCTAGAAGCGATGCCCAACCCAAAATACCTACTACAATGTTAGAATATGCTGGCTGTTTCAACGATGTTCGTTATATCCACCTATTCCAAACATATAACGGTCAAAACATGTACCGGGGCTATATCAATGGCAGTCCAGATGGTAGTAAAgctgttatatttatttcgcCAGCACTGGAAAAGtaactaaatattaacaaaaaatgaatttcaatTCAAACTATATGCTGCACACTTGCTAAACTTAACATTATTTGTCTGGAACAATATTAGTTTGTTAGCTTCTGCTCAAGAGCTTCATATTGATGCAACATTCAAAAGTAGACCAGCACAACCGGCAAATgatcagtttttaataataatggcaATGTATATGGACCAGGTAACtgcttgaaataatataaatttaaaagaatttaaggtataatatgttagtatgtataatacataatatgatatatgcatatatatattacagacaTTTCCAATAGCATATATATTGATGCGTAGAAAGACAGAAGCAGTCTAttgatctatttattttttttaaaaaaatatataattaatttttgtgctaattatttttttacaatatatagcctcaacaataataataatggttctttcatttacaataatgaggaaataaatacaattgtattatatgtaaatctTGAACTaccagtaaaaatatgtttgaaatgataaacttatataacaaatttcaattactAGACCACATGGAATAatgaacattaaacataattattaccagacaagattttacaattattaacagaatattattgaattcttattaataataagttattatatatttaaataactagatAAGGAACttgatcaaattaaattaagataaatataaaagtttaataactttaccattattaaacattatcaaaataataatttattttcataactcgataagaaaaaaaaatgaatacatttaaaattagaaacattACAACTATAACATaggaaatacattaaaattaaataattacattatatacttaaaaacaaaaaaatacataataagttCAATTGACTATTCTTCAAACTTGATCATTTGAATCAGAatcctgaaaattaaaaaatatctaaatatcatataaaaattattagtgcAAACTATcaggatttaaaaatatacatatattcaatattgtatataattttagtaatattattaatacccaTAATCTATTAATGAAACAACTGACTTGGCACGCTTGTTGCCAATGTtgcaaatgtaatatattttatttaaaaccacaACATCCAAGtaatatgtttgtttttcaaatagaatacttaaatacttaaagttaataatagtacaatatttatcTTGGATTTGATCTAAACGAAATAACTTTTGTGAAGTATGTATGcactaatataaaaacatttagtcTGATAATAGAatcaatttcataattaaaaatctagCTAATTGCATAGTTGTtaactcatttttttaatttcaattattttcaatttttaattaaattgtataccaggtttaaattaattttttgtaatgctttttttttgttacttattgtgttttaaaatccaatagtaaataattaataatccaaGGTAGTtactaaaaatagttatagtcagtaaaagtgaaaaaataataaaaatttataataataatttacgaagCATCGATAACCTAGGCACTAGATGGTAGTACAAGTGCAACACCATACCATAGCTGGTCCTGACTATAAATAAGAAATCTATTTCAATTTGCTAGTTGCCAGAACTAACAATCTAAGGTTGTGGGTATAGAAGCTCAACTATACCTGAGTTAGCAAAAGAATttcttattacaaatttaaaatcggTTGGTGAACGGATTATtggaaataaaaagtataaacgccaacatttataacaaaaaattgttacgtttctggttttaaaaatagcatataggtgttgtcatttaaaaatcaatagttgGTACAATAATTTGGATACTAtgcaaataacaaaaaatacaataccaacaaaattataaaatttttttaatttaaattcttttaaaaaaattttaacttattaaaataatgactgttttttttttaaaataatcatcctgtatatgctatattataaaatggaagattatataaattataaatgacaacAAGACCCATGTATTTTTCTAAGAATtggaaaaataacataatttttattttaaattaaataattttaaaacttaatattatctgtactaatgaaattaatttattatattacttatgatTGTGGTGATATTCTAGAGTTGGGCAATATATCATAATAGGAagcatttttgtttaaatttaaatctgctGCTGTGAGAGGCAAATGAGCATTTTCAATTATCTGaaacaaatgataaaaatataaaggataatgaattattgtttcattgatatacatattaatgaagtaataaataaataaataataagtaagcaTTACCAAAATTGAATGATCATTTAATCGAGCTGCCATATGTCTGCCAGGTACAaggtttaaatcaataaatgtatttatgtgattacaaatatttgtcatCCACTGAATAATGCGTGCTTTGGAACATTTGAAATTAGTAGTACGTATTGATTCATGgtactacaaataaaatatacattcataaaattaaCTGAGAAATTCTATCTACTGTGTAAACGATTTTATGTGTATCTACTTGATAAGAAGATTACTATTATGGATGTGTATATTATgagaattcaataaaaaatcattaaatggtacttatactgaataaaaaataattatatatatgttaactaaaacattaacatgcattttatttgaatggaaatcatgttttaaacatttaaaagataCTATTTGAGAATACCGTGTTCTTACATTTTACACcataaaacatgtatatttataaatatagtatttaagatTAAAGAGAACTATTGAAATTgtgattacttaaaaaaaaactatggatTAAAATAAGTTGAAATCAAAAGCagacatacatttttagttttttaagaacataatttattatacaatccatttaaaaatacattttattatgtaaatttataatactcaaTATAACACTTACCTTACAACAGAATGcttgtacataatattcatattctaaAACCCTAACCAAATGATGATCATCATCTGAAGgtagattcatttttttttttatttctaataataattgctCAGCATTTCCTATTTTGAATGTAGATTTACAAACTTCAGcatcaactataaaatatgatacatatttaaaaaactataaaatgtaagttAGATTAAAATAAGTCAAATGTAATAATCAGAAACTGTATAACTATatgaaaatttgtaatttagtaattatttaaatagtacctttaaataaacacattaataatcaaataaataattaccatggatattattattaatcctaTCTAAAATACATTAATCACTTATGTATTAGATTGCTGTTTAATATCTTTGGTGAATGGGGCATTGcttaaaaaatcagtttttataacatgaatttgaatttttatttattattatttggaataGTTTTTACATACTTGTTTTAAGAACcagaattattacttaataggacgtcgcacccgcatgtgttgtctccgtaaTACACACGtacaacatagtaaattttcattCAATAGTATCAAAATACTGtgcttttattttcaatattagagtgaattgacctattattaaacttataggTTAGTACAATATCTGTATTCACCCGATgatttttaacgaaattttaattttaaagtgatttatgagtatgaaaaatattaaacatttgaaaatgcTAGAActcacttataaattaaaatatcttaaaaaagaTAGatgagagaacacagataatgttcttacctaaaagtttgataataggttaattcaatgtaatatcaaaactaaaagcaaagtattgaaactggtgaacgaaaatttaccaTGTAGTACGTAATTAGCCatagacaacacatgcggttGCGACGTCCTCATAAGAGGATATCAGTGGCAGCGTGACCGTGATTTTGTGGGACAAGTGTTACAGAAAAATATTTGGTGGGTAGGTGGTGgttggaaaatataaaagttgctaggttttattttttcaatggcCTATGGATATCTGATAATTATAGTTCGTAGATTTAGTAGTATTATTTCACATTAGTATTAATACACCAACGTGTCccacaaattaaaattgtttgcacTGCCACTGGaggatattatatcataatatggtatttaagtTGCTTTTGTTTAAGTAACCATTAATttagatacaatatataaacttcaaattaatttacattagtgttatcaaaaaattaacttttacaaTGTTAACAATTGAATTCAGTGCAATTAGACTGCACCgtagatagtataatattcttCAAAGACTGTGatcgtaataaatttatattaatttcatttaccTTCAGGAAAAGCTGAGGAGTACAACCTTTCCAAGctattaattgttttctttatattattctcGTCGACATCGGACTCTACTGTAAACAAATATGGTAAATCTAACTTGCCTTCTTTTACGTCCGTTTTGTTGATTATTCcatcctaaaataatataattaaaagttaaaaattatcaatatatataattatcacaaTTACCTtaagaaatgttaaaaattcgaaaaatatattttcgtaatCATCCGGATGTTTATCCAAACAATCAATTTGATGATATTGCTTAGCATATCTTCTCATTGGATAAGGATGACCTGGAGGACAACCTTTAAGTTTATTTTCAGCTGTAAACATAAGTtgagttagtttttttttttttttttaagaaaatcattttagttccatgt encodes the following:
- the LOC132927834 gene encoding LOW QUALITY PROTEIN: uncharacterized protein LOC132927834 (The sequence of the model RefSeq protein was modified relative to this genomic sequence to represent the inferred CDS: substituted 2 bases at 2 genomic stop codons) → MEIFEIEGFRCKSKLYHGNDGFDFNVKCARQNSKSLKCIQNGCPATGLMVENLLYMKKAHNHPEDPNFMALILLKXNMLLXCARESTPHRIIFDEEMSKTNGLHNGRLQYTRFLKTMERARSDAQPKIPTTMLEYAGCFNDVRYIHLFQTYNGQNMYRGYINGSPDGSKAVIFISPALENLLASAQELHIDATFKSRPAQPANDQFLIIMAMYMDQVTA
- the LOC132926464 gene encoding uncharacterized protein LOC132926464 produces the protein MSVNKFSVSLFFFLQINMAPKKSAYFTFLNRYRDYEIRKGRQPSSYEQLSISLSPVWNNMTEGQKDRYKVLANRCISNTNHNIEQPLNHISNEEEIRLAVCDMVKLVAEMFENIPNDQELLNKKFILLHINCHSFDEEQYYFPAEISAIEFNLKNGLSRTYQQIIGFSENKLKGCPPGHPYPMRRYAKQYHQIDCLDKHPDDYENIFFEFLTFLKDGIINKTDVKEGKLDLPYLFTVESDVDENNIKKTINSLERLYSSAFPEVDAEVCKSTFKIGNAEQLLLEIKKKMNLPSDDDHHLVRVLEYEYYVQAFCCKYHESIRTTNFKCSKARIIQWMTNICNHINTFIDLNLVPGRHMAARLNDHSILIIENAHLPLTAADLNLNKNASYYDILPNSRISPQS